A DNA window from Streptococcus mutans contains the following coding sequences:
- a CDS encoding ABC transporter substrate-binding protein/permease, which produces MKKTILSCLAALFMLFIGVTNAQADNYLRVGMEAAYAPFNWTQDNSSNGAVPIEGTKQYANGYDVQTAKKIAKVLGKKPLIVKTKWEGLVPALTSGKIDLIIAGMSPTKERKKEIAFSNSYYTSEPVLVVRKDSKYAKAKNLNDFSGAKVTSQQGVYLYNLINQIPKVSRQTAMGDFSQMRQALASNVIDAYVSERPEALSSTKANSNFKMVSLKNGFKVSKSDVTIAVGMRKGDPRIEQVNAALDQFPLKEQISLMDKIIPMQPSQNNSDQKESKSNFFDQVSKIVKNNWKALLRGTGVTLLISIIGTIAGLIIGLLIGVYRTAPKASNLILAWLQKIFGWLLTVYIEVFRGTPMIVQAMVIYYGTAQAFGVSLDRTLAAIFIVSINTGAYMSEIVRGGIFAVDKGQFEAATALGFTHRQTMRKIVLPQVVRNILPATGNEFVINIKDTSVLNVISVVELYFSGNTVATQTYQYFQTFFIIAVIYFILTFTVTRILRLVERKMDQDNYTKIEGETN; this is translated from the coding sequence ATGAAAAAGACAATTTTAAGCTGTCTGGCTGCCCTTTTCATGCTGTTTATTGGTGTGACAAATGCTCAGGCAGACAACTACCTACGTGTTGGAATGGAAGCAGCTTATGCGCCTTTCAACTGGACCCAAGACAATAGCAGCAATGGGGCTGTACCTATTGAAGGAACAAAGCAATACGCAAACGGCTACGATGTTCAAACAGCCAAAAAAATTGCTAAAGTTCTGGGCAAAAAACCACTCATTGTTAAAACAAAATGGGAAGGACTTGTGCCAGCCCTAACATCCGGAAAAATTGATCTGATTATCGCTGGAATGAGTCCAACCAAAGAACGCAAAAAAGAAATTGCCTTTTCTAATAGCTACTATACTAGCGAGCCTGTTCTTGTTGTACGCAAAGACAGTAAGTATGCCAAAGCCAAAAATCTCAATGACTTCTCAGGCGCAAAGGTGACCTCCCAACAAGGTGTTTATCTTTATAATTTGATTAATCAGATTCCTAAAGTATCTCGGCAAACAGCTATGGGAGACTTCTCTCAGATGAGACAGGCCTTAGCTTCTAATGTTATTGATGCTTATGTCTCCGAACGTCCTGAAGCGCTGTCATCAACTAAAGCAAATTCAAACTTTAAAATGGTCTCTTTAAAAAACGGTTTTAAAGTAAGCAAATCCGATGTTACTATTGCTGTTGGTATGCGTAAAGGTGATCCACGAATAGAACAAGTCAACGCTGCCTTGGATCAATTTCCTCTAAAAGAGCAAATATCTTTAATGGATAAGATCATCCCAATGCAGCCTAGTCAAAATAACAGTGATCAAAAAGAAAGCAAATCTAACTTTTTCGACCAAGTCAGCAAAATTGTCAAAAACAATTGGAAAGCTCTTCTTCGTGGGACAGGTGTTACTTTACTCATTTCAATTATTGGTACAATTGCCGGTTTGATTATCGGCCTTCTTATTGGTGTTTATCGTACTGCTCCAAAAGCATCCAATCTTATCTTAGCTTGGTTACAAAAGATTTTTGGCTGGTTACTCACGGTTTATATTGAAGTCTTCCGAGGAACACCTATGATTGTACAAGCCATGGTTATATACTACGGAACGGCTCAAGCTTTTGGGGTCTCTCTTGATCGCACACTTGCTGCTATCTTTATTGTCTCTATCAATACAGGTGCTTATATGAGTGAAATCGTTCGTGGCGGCATCTTCGCCGTTGACAAAGGACAGTTTGAGGCTGCAACAGCACTTGGTTTCACCCACAGACAAACCATGAGAAAGATTGTTCTTCCGCAAGTTGTCCGCAACATTCTCCCTGCGACAGGTAACGAATTTGTCATCAACATCAAGGATACCTCTGTTTTGAATGTCATTTCTGTTGTAGAACTCTATTTTTCAGGTAATACTGTTGCAACCCAGACTTATCAATACTTCCAAACCTTCTTTATTATCGCTGTCATCTACTTCATTTTAACCTTCACAGTAACGCGTATTCTTCGTTTGGTTGAAAGAAAAATGGACCAAGATAATTACACCAAAATTGAAGGAGAAACAAACTAA
- a CDS encoding amino acid ABC transporter ATP-binding protein codes for MTDIILEIDHLKKSFGKNEVLKDISLTVKKGEVISIIGSSGSGKSTFLRSINLLEKPTGGKILYRGQNVLEKNYDLTKYRENLGMVFQSFNLFNNLNVLENAIVAQTTVLKRNRTEAEKIAKDNLNKVGMTEQYWKAKPSQLSGGQKQRVAIARALSVNPEAILFDEPTSALDPEMVGEVLKTIRDLAKSGLTMLIVTHEMDFARDVSDRVIFMDQGVIAESGKPKQIFENPQEERTKVFLQRFLK; via the coding sequence ATGACTGACATTATTTTAGAAATTGACCATTTAAAAAAATCCTTCGGCAAAAATGAGGTTCTCAAAGACATTTCTCTAACAGTCAAAAAAGGGGAGGTCATCTCTATCATTGGATCTTCAGGATCTGGTAAATCAACATTTTTACGCTCTATTAACCTCCTTGAAAAACCTACTGGAGGTAAGATTCTCTATCGCGGACAAAATGTGCTTGAAAAAAATTATGACTTAACCAAATATCGTGAGAATTTAGGGATGGTGTTCCAATCTTTCAATCTCTTTAACAATCTTAATGTTCTTGAAAATGCCATAGTTGCCCAAACAACCGTCCTCAAGCGCAATCGTACAGAAGCAGAAAAAATCGCTAAAGACAACCTCAACAAAGTTGGTATGACTGAACAGTATTGGAAGGCAAAACCCAGTCAGCTTTCAGGCGGGCAAAAACAGCGGGTTGCTATCGCGCGCGCCCTGTCTGTAAATCCAGAGGCCATTCTCTTTGACGAACCGACATCTGCTCTTGATCCTGAAATGGTCGGTGAAGTTTTAAAAACAATCAGAGATCTAGCCAAATCAGGACTGACCATGCTGATTGTTACTCACGAAATGGACTTCGCCCGCGATGTATCAGACCGCGTTATCTTTATGGATCAAGGTGTCATTGCAGAAAGCGGAAAACCTAAACAAATCTTTGAAAATCCTCAAGAAGAACGCACTAAAGTTTTCTTACAGCGTTTTTTGAAGTAA